One Pseudomonas sp. AN-1 genomic region harbors:
- the dnaJ gene encoding molecular chaperone DnaJ gives MAKRDYYEVLGVERGASEAELKKAYRRLAMKYHPDRNPDDKAAEEKFKEANEAYEVLSDASKRAAYDQYGHAGVDPSMGGGAGFGAGGANFSDIFGDVFSDFFGGGRGGARGGPQRGSDLRYTLELDLEEAVRGTTVTIRVPTLVACKTCDGSGAKKGSSPVTCTTCGGVGQVRMQQGFFSVQQACPRCHGSGKMISDPCGSCHGQGRVEEHKTLSVKVPAGVDSGDRIRLSGEGEAGTLGGPSGDLYVVVNVREHAIFQRDGKHLYCEVPISFADAALGGELEVPTLDGRVKLKIPEATQTGKLFRLRGKGVTPVRGGGAGDLMCRVVVETPVNLDKRQRELLEEFRSTLQGDSSHSPKASGWFEGVKRFFDDL, from the coding sequence ATGGCAAAACGTGACTATTACGAGGTGCTCGGCGTCGAGCGCGGCGCCAGCGAGGCAGAGCTGAAGAAGGCCTACCGTCGCCTGGCGATGAAGTATCACCCCGACCGCAATCCCGACGACAAGGCGGCCGAGGAGAAATTCAAGGAGGCCAACGAGGCCTACGAGGTGCTCTCCGACGCCAGCAAGCGTGCGGCCTACGACCAGTACGGCCATGCCGGGGTTGATCCGAGCATGGGTGGCGGTGCCGGCTTCGGCGCCGGTGGCGCCAACTTCTCCGACATCTTCGGCGACGTGTTCAGCGACTTCTTCGGTGGTGGCCGCGGCGGTGCGCGCGGTGGCCCGCAGCGCGGCAGCGACCTGCGCTACACCCTCGAGCTGGACCTCGAGGAGGCGGTGCGCGGCACCACGGTGACCATCCGCGTGCCGACCCTGGTGGCGTGCAAGACCTGCGACGGCAGCGGCGCCAAGAAGGGCAGCTCGCCGGTGACCTGCACCACCTGTGGTGGCGTCGGCCAGGTGCGCATGCAGCAGGGCTTCTTCTCGGTGCAGCAGGCCTGCCCGCGCTGCCACGGCAGCGGCAAGATGATTTCCGATCCCTGCGGCAGCTGCCACGGTCAGGGTCGCGTCGAGGAGCACAAGACCCTGTCGGTCAAGGTGCCGGCCGGCGTCGACAGTGGCGACCGCATCCGTCTGTCCGGCGAGGGCGAGGCCGGAACCCTGGGCGGCCCGTCCGGCGACCTGTACGTCGTGGTCAATGTGCGCGAACATGCGATCTTCCAGCGCGACGGCAAGCACCTGTACTGCGAAGTGCCGATCAGCTTCGCCGATGCGGCGCTGGGCGGCGAGCTCGAGGTGCCGACCCTCGACGGCCGGGTCAAGCTGAAGATCCCCGAGGCGACCCAGACCGGCAAGCTGTTCCGCCTGCGCGGCAAGGGGGTGACCCCGGTGCGTGGCGGCGGGGCCGGCGACCTGATGTGCCGGGTGGTGGTGGAGACCCCGGTCAACCTGGACAAGCGCCAGCGCGAACTGCTCGAGGAGTTCCGCAGTACCCTGCAGGGCGACAGCTCGCACTCGCCCAAGG